A window of Drosophila santomea strain STO CAGO 1482 chromosome X, Prin_Dsan_1.1, whole genome shotgun sequence genomic DNA:
TTGTCCTTTAAAGACTTTTCTCGTCCGTTGctagtttaaatattttgaaatccAATTAGTAGTTGCTTTAGTCGAAAAAGTTgaaagacagcgaaaagcacGCAACTGTAGAATCTACTTAGCTTCACGAAATTAACCGACTTCCTTTGTGCCAAAACGTTTGTGCATAAATTCACTTGGTTAACAGCATTCGCCGGAAGGCCTTATAAGCAATTACGCTTCCCAACGGATGTCGAGTTGTACACGGAAAAAAACTAGTATATCCTTTCAATTTATATATGCGGATTAGACTCAAAGGATTATGCCCAATATAAAACCTATGCACAAGTCTAAAAGTGAGTTTAAAATAAGTAGTAaaatagttttcttttttagcAATAAAGTAATATATAGTAATTTTCTGCAGTGCAGCGAAAAACTCACCGTGGAAAGGCAGACCTTTGCCGCACCGAGAAAGTCGTGGCCGTACTTGTCATCGTCGAAGAGGGCCACGTAAATCAGCGAGTTGCCCAGCTCCTCGGGCTCCACGCCGACGAACTGCAGCGTTTCGTTGAACTCCGGATTGCGGGTCTTGTGCACCGTCTTTGTGCGCTGCCATCGCGTGTACTTGGTGTGCGCCTCCGGCGTGATGATGTTCAGCTTGCAGTACGGGTCCGTCAATCCGGCCGCATCCATGGCGGGCAGATCCCTTGCCCGTACCATTGTGCAGTCGAGGCTGTGGAAGGCCTCCCGATAGCTGATGGAAATCTCCAGCCAGCCGAGCAGCGGATCTCGGcagtgctgctggtgctgttgctggtgctgctggtaCTGCGACTGCGATTGCGATTGTGAGTTGCCGGAGTTGTTGGATCCGGAGCCGGAACTGTCGCTGATCGACCAGGATGAGCTGACGGAGCCGCGCCGCAGGAAGCTGCTCTCCCGCCTCAGCTTCGACATGCTGACGCTGTCGTATTCCGGGCACTCCGACGGCCGTTGACTTTGCTGGCGGCTAAAGAAGAACGAGTTGGACAACTTCCGTTCGCCGCCGTCGATGAAGCTGCGTATGGAGCCGTAGGCCCTCAGCCGAAAGCTGTCCTCACGCTGCAAGCGTGCAGATGTTATGCCCTTGGCCATGCCCCCAACGATGCCGCCGACGCCAACTCCTACTCCGGTGTCCACCTCGTCCTCCGGCTCCGAGTggccgctgctgctggagctgctgtcGTTCACCCGGATGGTTAGCTTCTTCACCCGAGCCGGTCGTGTTGGCGTCGCATGACAGCTTTGAACGGCCCGCGTGTCGCCTGCGATAACAGATAGAAAATGAGCGATTAGCGATTGACGTCAATCGATTGATTGTCGATTTTCTCGATAACACAAGTGCTCTAACTCGTTTTCaattttggatttttgaaTGAAGCAATACCTTTACAAGAGGCCGAGGTGCAATTCCGATAATCTGTTTCGTGCGATAAAAGCGATAGTCGTACGGTGACTTGGTTGCCTGTTATGACTTGTTATGACTGCGCTGTATCGGTATCGGTATCGGTATCGATAGCAATCGAAATGCACCTAAAATCATGATCATTAAACATTAGGGAAACCACCTGACGGACTGTGGCTATCAGATTCCGATGCACAGACTGCATTCTTTTCGATAAGCGATAGACTAGATAGGAAGACCGATTATTGCGATGGGCGGACGATGATAATAGCGATAGTCGTTGATAAGTCGAAGGTAATTAGTGGTGTTGCTTTGAATAAAAGATTATATCTATCGACGACTGATGAATTTGAGCTGGAATTGGAGAAACATCAATGGAACTCGAGAACTCTTGGAACTCTTGTGTCTTGATTAATTGCATTGTCATTTTTTGGCGAACCGATTTGGAGTTTGAATTGCTTAATGACACTGAACGAACTACACTTATTGGCTTTTTATATTAACCCATCCGGCTGAAGCTCTGATTATGGTTACCATAAAGAAGCGTCTATAACGATTTATTGGGAATTGGActatggaaatggaaacgttTCATGATGTTCCTGAAACGAAATTCGAAAACAATTGTTTAGCTGTTTTTTAAAGCCACTTGTGGTTACCGTGGGTGttcaaaatgcaatatttCACTTCTTTGGCATTTAAGaacatttgtgttttttgttttcatacATATGTGTTAAAAAGTTAAATTGTTTATGCTGCAACCGCCTTTGTTAATGCCAACTTGTGTAGCTTGCGGCTTAATGTTTCATTCGGAAATATGGTTTTAATCAAATTCCGTTTGGGCTTTAGTGCCATTCGAGggattaaaatataaaatgggTAATAAAAACTGtggcatatacatataaactTCCACTGGCCTTGAAAGCTCTTTCTCCGAATGTatccaattaaatatttcacctTGACTCCGGGCAACATAAAAAGTAACTAgttaaaaaaacatttcctTCAATttaccgaaaaaaaaacacacagtGCTGTAAAAATGAAAGCAAGTTGACGGAGCTGAAGTGTACATAGTATTCATGCATTCAGGCCTTTAATATCTGAAGCATTTGCCTGATTCTATGCGGTAAACTAATGTTATTATCCCAACATAGCTGAAGGTTTCGGCAAGATTCCATCTTAACTTTTGGGGAATGGGTGCAAAGGGTTTAAATTCCTAGCACGTCCCACTGGCAGTGTCCCTTATCCTTCGCTCCCACTCACAGAGGAAAGTCCCCCTCCCTCCCCAGAATTAAGGCCACCCACCTGCCATGGATCCGGGTCCTGGGGTGGGcatgggcgtggcactggCGCTGCGCGGCATATCGTACTTGGGCAGACCCTTGAAGAACCACGCACCGGACTTCTTCCACATCTCGCGCGTCTCGGAGCAGATGCGGCACAGCCAGATCTCGCGGGACCGCTCGCTGGTGTGGTATCGGATGTTGATATCAACGCTGCACTTGGCGCACACCGACTGCCGGCAGTCCTCGCACAGTATGCGCTGCGGTCGCAGGATGCCAAAGGTGTCGCCGCACAGCCGACAGCAGTTGGGTCCCCGCTCTACGGCATGCTGCTTGATCTTCTCCACGCGCTCCACCAGGCGGCCAACCCGCTGCCGCTCGGCCACCTCGATCTCCTCGTTGCGCCGGATCACCGAGATGATGGCCTCCTGCTCCTCGGGACGCAGCGGCTCACTGGTCTTGGAGCTGCTCCAGCCAGCTTTTAGTCTGCGCAACAAATAGATGGatacattaaatattaacaGTATgccacaaaatattttatagtttaaaGGATATAAGGATTCAAGGATACATTATTACAATATTAACAGTATgccacaaaatattttatagttcAAAGGATATCAGGACTCAAGGATACATTTACATTTAGTTAAACTGCAGAAATGAAACCCCTTATCATGCAGCTATGTACTAAGGCAGCACTAAGCTAcctttaattatttataatttcaagTTCAGCGCAATGCATGTGGTTTTTTACTTTTGCTGAGAAAGAGGTGGAATCGCTTAGCTTCTATGAAAATTCGCAAGAGGTGCGGAAGGCGGGGGGCCAGGAGACGAGTGGGCACCTAATCCTAATGAGCATCGTTAGTTGTGGGTCGCCTAATGCGGTTTCCATGTTGCCCAGCCACTCGACCAAAAATTTCAGGTTCAAAGTTAATTAACTCGTTC
This region includes:
- the LOC120456832 gene encoding rabphilin-3A isoform X2, encoding MAKGITSARLQREDSFRLRAYGSIRSFIDGGERKLSNSFFFSRQQSQRPSECPEYDSVSMSKLRRESSFLRRGSVSSSWSISDSSGSGSNNSGNSQSQSQSQYQQHQQQHQQHCRDPLLGWLEISISYREAFHSLDCTMVRARDLPAMDAAGLTDPYCKLNIITPEAHTKYTRWQRTKTVHKTRNPEFNETLQFVGVEPEELGNSLIYVALFDDDKYGHDFLGAAKVCLSTVHSTSQYRISVPLGVEDQYSNAAELAQNWPNGKMLLSLCYNTKRRALVVNVKQCINLMAMDNNGSSDPFVKIQLKPDAHKNKKHKTSVKWRTLNPIYNEEFYFEASPHDLNKEMLILTVWDKDLGKSNDFLGSLQLGAQSKGERLQQWLDCIRLPDHFHEKWHCLAPDNPAH
- the LOC120456832 gene encoding rabphilin-3A isoform X1, which gives rise to MDFQNRNNTANKFVCPSDRQLALRAKLKAGWSSSKTSEPLRPEEQEAIISVIRRNEEIEVAERQRVGRLVERVEKIKQHAVERGPNCCRLCGDTFGILRPQRILCEDCRQSVCAKCSVDINIRYHTSERSREIWLCRICSETREMWKKSGAWFFKGLPKYDMPRSASATPMPTPGPGSMAGDTRAVQSCHATPTRPARVKKLTIRVNDSSSSSSGHSEPEDEVDTGVGVGVGGIVGGMAKGITSARLQREDSFRLRAYGSIRSFIDGGERKLSNSFFFSRQQSQRPSECPEYDSVSMSKLRRESSFLRRGSVSSSWSISDSSGSGSNNSGNSQSQSQSQYQQHQQQHQQHCRDPLLGWLEISISYREAFHSLDCTMVRARDLPAMDAAGLTDPYCKLNIITPEAHTKYTRWQRTKTVHKTRNPEFNETLQFVGVEPEELGNSLIYVALFDDDKYGHDFLGAAKVCLSTVHSTSQYRISVPLGVEDQYSNAAELAQNWPNGKMLLSLCYNTKRRALVVNVKQCINLMAMDNNGSSDPFVKIQLKPDAHKNKKHKTSVKWRTLNPIYNEEFYFEASPHDLNKEMLILTVWDKDLGKSNDFLGSLQLGAQSKGERLQQWLDCIRLPDHFHEKWHCLAPDNPAH